The Coffea arabica cultivar ET-39 chromosome 1e, Coffea Arabica ET-39 HiFi, whole genome shotgun sequence genome has a window encoding:
- the LOC140016192 gene encoding uncharacterized protein, protein MVGHGSFRFQNVWISHRKFLSVVRESWDQPVRGRGMEAFCQKLVALSRKLRSWNLQAFGNIQRNIQEAQDEMQWIQTIYDQQGGDVYRSQLSEARARHARLLAIENDFWRQKAAIKWLKQGEANTAYFHVLVLERRNRNYIARIKDDNDGWLPKLSQDDVEMLDGMPTEAEVRQAVFRIHKESAAGPDGYSTVFFQHC, encoded by the exons ATGGTGGGACATGGTTCATTCCGTTTTCAGAATGTGTGGATTTCGCATAGGAAATTTTTGTCAGTAGTAAGGGAGTCATGGGATCAGCCTGTAAGAGGTCGGGGCATGGAGGCATTCTGTCAAAAGTTGGTAGCACTTAGTAGAAAGCTGAGATCTTGGAACCTCCAAGCCTTTGGCAATATCCAACGGAACATTCAAGAGGCTCAAGATGAAATGCAGTGGATACAAACAATATATGATCAGCAAGGCGGAGATGTCTATAGGTCTCAACTAAGTGAAGCTAGAGCTAGGCATGCTAGATTATTAGCCATAGAGAATGACTTTTGGAGACAAAAGGCGGCAATTAAGTGGTTGAAACAAGGGGAGGCAAACACGGCTTATTTCCATGTGCTAGTTCTGGAGAGGAGGAATAGGAATTACATAGCTAGAATTAAAGATGATAATGATGGTTGG CTACCCAAGCTCTCCCAAGATGATGTGGAGATGTTGGACGGAATGCCGACGGAGGCTGAGGTTCGACAAGCAGTTTTTAGAATCCACAAAGAAAGTGCGGCAGGGCCAGATGGATACTCGACTGTATTTTTTCAGCATTGTTAG